The DNA region CGACTCAACATGGACCGTCGTCTTCAAGAGTTTGATCACTGTTCACCTCATGATCCGCGAGGGCTCGGCAGATGTCACCTTGGCGTATCTTGCGAAACACCGGAACATGATTGCTATCAGCATGTTTTCTGATGGTAGGTAGCCCCGGCCTCCCCAATTCACTCGAGATACCGACGGGTCACTGACAGTCTCTTCGTATACAGCGCAAACTCAGGGGCGAAACATACGACATTACCACAGTTATCTTGCAGAAAGAGCGCGAGCGTACCGAGAAACAAAGGTCGACTGGGTGCGGTCGAAGGATTCGAGGCTGGAGAAACTGTCCATCGACAAGGGTTTGCTTCGGGAGACGGAAATTGTTCAGCACCAACTCACGGCCTTGCTGAAATGCGACGTGAGTTTATCACCTAAAACATCCCTCGACTGTATGCTGACACACAATAGGTGATGGAGAATGAGCCTGAAAATGAAATCACCATCACTGTGTTTCGGCTCCTTGTCCTGGACTTGCTGGCTCTTTTCCAAGCCCTGAACCAGGGACTGATCAACATCCTCGGTCACTTCTTCGAGCTGTCCAAGACTGATGCCGAAAGAGCTATGGATATCTACCGGACATTTACCAGGCAGACTGACTACGTTGTACAGTATCTCAGCACGGCCAGACAGTATGAGCATCACACCAGGGTGGAGGTTCCTAAGCTGAAGCACGCCCCTGTTAATCTCGGGCGCCAGCTCGAGGAGTATCTGAAGGATCCCGATTTTGAGATTCACCGGAGGCAGTACCTGGCCGAGCTTGAGGCCAAAAAGTCATCCAAGGGCGGGTCATCAGGAGCTTCGAAGTTGCCCAAGTTTGATGCCTTTGAGACCAAAGCATCATCCAGCACAAGCGCACCTgcttctcagccagcccagaCTTCTCAGGCTGCGGCACCAGCAAAGGGACCCGACGTCAATCTGATCGACTTCTTTGAGTCCATTGAACAAAACCAGACGACACTGGCTGTCCAAGGCCAGACGCAGCAGGCACAAGCACAGCCTCAgttacaacaacaacaacaacaacaacaacaacaacaacaacaacaaacgcAGATGCAGATGGGCATGTCTCCTTGGGGCCCTGCCCCattccaacctcaacaacctcttcagcagcaacagcaattTCCCCAGAACGGATTTGTCGCCTCTCCCGTTCACCAGTTCCAGACGGGTGTTCCCTTCCAACAGCAGGGGCAGCCAGCATTTTCGCCACAGCAAACTGCGCAGCCAGTACAGCAGGCCTTTACTGGCGTCGGCTTCGGCGGGTTCTCTCCGCAACCCCAGGTTGGCTTCCAGCCCGGTTCTCTCGCCCCGATACAGCAGGATACCGTCGCGAATTTCCAGACAGGCGCGCCCACTTTCCAAGGAGGCCTTCAGGCGCCtcaacaaaacaccaaccctTTCCGCCAGTCCATGCTCatgaaccaacaacaaacaggCTCACCCTTtgcgcagcagcaacctGTTCAGGAGGTCgcttctcctcagcaacgCCCCATGACAAGCCAGTCTACCAACCCCTTTGCTCGCTCCTCACCGCAAGGGACACAGCCATTTGCTGCACCAACGTCCAACTCACCTTTCCAATCCCAGGCGCCACAGCAGCCCACTCAACAACAAATGCAGCCCATGCCGACGGGCACGAACCCGTTCGCCAAGAACTTTGGACAGGCTCAGCAAGTGCAGCCtactcagcagcaacagcgacCTGTCACTGCGGGGGGAATATTGTCCCAGCCGACGGGGACGAATCCGTTTAGGCAGGGAGCCTTCGTGAATCATCAGACGGGACTGGGGTGGCAGCATAACCAGCAGGCtattgggggtgggttggatcAGGTTGAGACTGTGCCTGTGTTTCCTAGGCCGGCGGCTCAGACGccgtggcagcagcagtgagggaggggtggtttgtgTGTGATATAAACTTGCTAGGGAGGCTAGAGAATatggggggaggtttggggcTGCAGAAAGGTTTACTTTTTTTGCTAGGAGGAGCGGCGGCGCTGGGATTCATCCAGCGAGAGCACAGATAACATTCGTTTGGCAAAGAAGCATTCAAGCGCGGCGTTTGTGAAATAGGCTGTtgacttttttttggtgggggggaagggggtttcCTTCCTTagtccccccccccattgttgcttgtttgtttttggaagacatggtgtggtggggggtCGGTTGAGATGGTATagggggtgttgttttgaGGGGGTAGTGAGTGGTAGTAGTAAGATTCATTGTATACTTTAATTTTATATCATTTTTGGCATTTGAAACACAGACCTTGAGCTGTTGTATATCCAACATCGTCACGGTGGGTCAAGATAATAAGACCAAGAAGTCGTCTATTTTGATCATGTCCTTCTTTCCCTGCGTAATATCCTTTttgtacctacctatcttgTCCCAATATCTAAAACCTTACCAAGCCTTCCCTCCAAAAACGCCAGCGCTATGCCCATAAATCACACCCAATATCAAACAAATGGCCAATAAAATGATAGCCCCCCCTAATCCAactccatcttcaaccccggcccatcccccccaccagcagccagcgCAGCCCCCATGCCCACAACCTCACTCGCCACCAGTCCCACCCCCACGTCTCTCTCGTCCTCAAtaaacacccccaacccagcaaaCGCCTCAAACATGGCCCTAGAGGTGTATTCATCGAAGCTATACCCCCCCGTCACATGCGCCTTGTCCGACCTGTACTTTTCCACATTCGGATGCGACAGCCCCCCGTGAATCTTGTACCGACTAGGAGTGAgatccaaccccccaaacggGTCATACGGCCCCTCCGGCCTCggctctttcttcttttctttgagCCCCCGGATGGAAAGTTTACCCACTGCGTccgctgttgatgatgacccAGCGACGAGGTTGGTAACCGCTTCAACAGCCTTGTTCCCCCTCCGTTTCAGCTGAACCCGTTGCTGATCCGGGAGGGGTTGTCCCCGTTCCAGACTATCAATCTCCATTTCCTTGATTTTGatcttttccatcttttcctcttccgcctccttTATCGCGTCAAGTCTGCGTTGTCGGGCGGCAGCCTGCTCCGCTGCTAGCCTCCGACGTGACTGCTCATCCTGTTCCTTGCCTGCGCGCCTATTCCTCTCAATCTCAGTTTTATGCTCTGCCTCCCACTGCTGGAGTTGGGCCTCTGCTTTCCGCTTGGTAGGTTCGTCGCCGTGGACGAGGTCAAAGGTTAGGTCTTCGACCATTTGGAGGTAGTTGTTGTAGTCACGGAGCGTGTTGAAGTCGTCTTCGACTTGGTTGAAGACTTGGTTCACCCTGCGCCGGATGTCGACTTCGCGTTCTACCGAAAGGTCgccaaaaaagggggagcGGAAGCCTTTGCGGCGGAGGGTGCGGTGGCAGCCGGCGTAGGGGCATTGCTGGGGGCCTTCGTTGAAGAGGCGGTTGACGCAGGAGGAGCACATGGAGTGGTAGCAttcggggttgatgaggaatTCCATATCGCGGTTGAGGTAGCGGATTGTTTTGCAGACGGGGCACATATCGTCGCTGTCGGGTTTGGGGAGGCCGtcgggggcgagggaggagacggcTGTGACGCCTCCGGGGCGGGGGGCTGAGGTGGGGGGGCGTTGAGGgggcattttttttttcttttttctttttctgtctgGTGTGTTTGAAATGTCCGGTGGACGatagttgttgttgtggtggtggtgagtggtggtgcttgctggtggtgaagtGGGATGTTTGTGGTCGCGAAACCGTTTGCAACAGGCTACAGTCGGAATTAATACAAGGCTGAGGTTGGTAAGCCACCACTTGACGCGAACCACCCCTGTAGGATATGTGGGGCCCGCCATGTGGGGTACCTTTCACCTGGGAAGTGCGGGGTCCCCAAGCTTTCCAAAGAGCTCCCTTTTGCCCCCACCATGAGCTCAGCGGCCAGCCAGTGTTCCATCGCTTTCTATTGTCAGTTTCCAAACTCCCATatcaacaaacccccttttctcaccattcccaactatcaccaccaacaacactacAGCCAAACCCcttcaaaatggccgacaCCGGTACGTGTTaactccccttccccctcatcccgcCCATCTAACAACCCTCCCCGCCTCTAGACCCCACCACCGAAGCCGCCGCGCTCGCCCGCGAAAAAGCTGAAcaagcctccctcccctACACCTGgacccaaaccctccccgacctaaccctcaccttccccatccccgcctccctcaagGCTCGcgacctctccatctccctcaccaaaaccaccattTCCGCCGGCATAAAAGGtcaaacccccatcatctcggGTCAattcccccaccccatccacgTCGACGACTCCACCTGGACaatcaccacatccccagaCAACAGCTCCAAAACAGTCGAgatcctcctcgacaaggtCAACAAGCAAGAGTGGTGGGCTCACGttgtcaccaccgcccccaagATCGACGTCACAAAGATTGTTCCCGATAACTCCAAACTCTCAGACCTGGACGGGGAGACGAGGGGTCTAGTGGAGAAAATGATGTATGACCAGCGGCAGAAAGAGCAAGGGCTGCCGACGAGTGACGAGcaaaagaagatggagattCTCAAAAAGTTTCAGGAGCAGCATCCTGAGATGGATTTTAGTAATGCCAAGATTCAATAggaaggtggggggggggagtaaTGTTACCAAAAACCAATGTTGGAAGGGGTGAGTGACATCACGAATTTTATGAAATAATTTTATACAATGGAAGGTTCAATTGAGTTCTATTTTGGTCATGAAAATTCATGAAAACTGGCTGGAGATCATATTTTACCTCTGCTGCTGAAAGTTTTCGAATACGGTCAATATGGGATCAAGATTGGGGGGGGAAAAAATGTGAGGAGTGAAACGAATCGCTCAAGACCGCTGATTTTCAAGTCACCAAAGAAGCAACTGGTCAAGGCGTCAGAGAGCTCCTCTTGATCTGATCTTGGAATCGCTAGTATTGATAAGCAGATTGAAGATGCTGCAAACCATCAATTGTCAGATTGAAAGCGTTCCGTGGAAGATTGGTGGTCACCGCAAAGAGTTATGTCATGCCAGAAAGGGATGGAAAACCGTGATACACCACATCacagggaaaaaaaaacaaaaacaaaaaaaaaaaaaaaagaaaagagatgCAATAGTTCGATTTCTAAACCATCGACCCTATGGCCTCACCATTACTGTATCTTGTTCAACCTCGCCTGCTTAAACCTGCTCAGCTTCTTCGGCCCGTCAGTATTCGCAATCAACCCGTCCTCATTCAGCGGCGGGTCCTCAATAAACCCTCCCTGCTTTTGGATCAGCTGGTTCCTCATGCGGTTATACTCCACCGCAGCGGCTTGATACAACATCGCCTCGTCCATGTCATCTGGTTCGACGGCTGTAGCGGGAGTGGGTCTCTCAACAACGGTGGGAGCAATGGTTGTATCCTCTGGCGGTGTCGGCTCGGGTGGCGGTGCGGCAGCTTTGTGGATAAACGTTGCAGGCAGCTGGTGTGGCCCTGGTGGGAGGCCACCGGTGGCGCGCTCTTTCTTGAAGCGCGAGACACGCTTGGGTGGTTCCTCTGGTTCGTCGTCTTGCATGGTCAAATCTGTGACCTTTTCCACAATGTCGACGACGGGATTGATCTTGGGGGCTGCCGGTGCATCTggccgggtggtggtggtagtagGAGCAATATCCAGCTCTGTC from Podospora pseudoanserina strain CBS 124.78 chromosome 1, whole genome shotgun sequence includes:
- a CDS encoding hypothetical protein (COG:T; EggNog:ENOG503P1SW) produces the protein MSSAASQCSIAFYCQFPNSHINKPPFLTIPNYHHQQHYSQTPSKWPTPDPTTEAAALAREKAEQASLPYTWTQTLPDLTLTFPIPASLKARDLSISLTKTTISAGIKGQTPIISGQFPHPIHVDDSTWTITTSPDNSSKTVEILLDKVNKQEWWAHVVTTAPKIDVTKIVPDNSKLSDLDGETRGLVEKMMYDQRQKEQGLPTSDEQKKMEILKKFQEQHPEMDFSNAKIQ
- the TFB3 gene encoding TFIIH/NER complex subunit (BUSCO:EOG092649XV; COG:O; EggNog:ENOG503NYAM) — its product is MPPQRPPTSAPRPGGVTAVSSLAPDGLPKPDSDDMCPVCKTIRYLNRDMEFLINPECYHSMCSSCVNRLFNEGPQQCPYAGCHRTLRRKGFRSPFFGDLSVEREVDIRRRVNQVFNQVEDDFNTLRDYNNYLQMVEDLTFDLVHGDEPTKRKAEAQLQQWEAEHKTEIERNRRAGKEQDEQSRRRLAAEQAAARQRRLDAIKEAEEEKMEKIKIKEMEIDSLERGQPLPDQQRVQLKRRGNKAVEAVTNLVAGSSSTADAVGKLSIRGLKEKKKEPRPEGPYDPFGGLDLTPSRYKIHGGLSHPNVEKYRSDKAHVTGGYSFDEYTSRAMFEAFAGLGVFIEDERDVGVGLVASEVVGMGAALAAGGGDGPGLKMELD
- a CDS encoding hypothetical protein (COG:T; COG:U; EggNog:ENOG503NW2R), which produces MASSFEKSVKGATKIKAAPPKTKYIEHILVATHSGEAGVGEVFRALHHRLRDSTWTVVFKSLITVHLMIREGSADVTLAYLAKHRNMIAISMFSDAQTQGRNIRHYHSYLAERARAYRETKVDWVRSKDSRLEKLSIDKGLLRETEIVQHQLTALLKCDVMENEPENEITITVFRLLVLDLLALFQALNQGLINILGHFFELSKTDAERAMDIYRTFTRQTDYVVQYLSTARQYEHHTRVEVPKLKHAPVNLGRQLEEYLKDPDFEIHRRQYLAELEAKKSSKGGSSGASKLPKFDAFETKASSSTSAPASQPAQTSQAAAPAKGPDVNLIDFFESIEQNQTTLAVQGQTQQAQAQPQQQQQQQQQQTQMQMGMSPWGPAPFQPQQPLQQQQQFPQNGFVASPVHQFQTGVPFQQQGQPAFSPQQTAQPVQQAFTGVGFGGFSPQPQVGFQPGSLAPIQQDTVANFQTGAPTFQGGLQAPQQNTNPFRQSMLMNQQQTGSPFAQQQPVQEVASPQQRPMTSQSTNPFARSSPQGTQPFAAPTSNSPFQSQAPQQPTQQQMQPMPTGTNPFAKNFGQAQQVQPTQQQQRPVTAGGILSQPTGTNPFRQGAFVNHQTGLGWQHNQQAIGGGLDQVETVPVFPRPAAQTPWQQQ